In bacterium, a single genomic region encodes these proteins:
- a CDS encoding glycosyltransferase family 4 protein — protein sequence MKGLLITNDFPPMGGGEAVWYDRLCGAVDPKQVVVLAPRLPADAETDARRPYRVVRVPVSVAAHPLARATQIIMFLGSALRLIRRERVEVVHFGHLYLGLIGLALWRLRKIPYVLYLHGGEMASYLRLRPVRAVIAAVLGGAAAIVVNSSYTRRHYEAMGFLLPGARTLTMGVDVARFRPGLDPSGVRARYGLDGARVLLTVGRLVERKGHDTVIRALGTVRDAVGPVRYLIVGTGPESERLRILANEMGCGGDVIFAGRVPDDDLPFLYAAADVFVMPSRALTGRDGIEGFGIVFQEAAACARPAVGARTGGIADAVADGETGVLVEPDSVEDLAGAILGLLTNRERAARLGGEARRRAERLARDWVPSVTALWSQGWSDSVERGAAHAG from the coding sequence GTGAAAGGGCTGCTCATCACCAACGATTTTCCTCCGATGGGGGGCGGGGAGGCGGTCTGGTACGATCGCCTCTGCGGCGCCGTCGACCCCAAGCAGGTGGTGGTGCTCGCGCCGCGTTTGCCCGCGGACGCCGAGACCGACGCGCGGCGGCCGTATCGCGTGGTGCGGGTGCCGGTATCGGTGGCCGCCCACCCTCTGGCCCGTGCGACGCAGATAATCATGTTCCTTGGCTCCGCGCTGCGTTTGATCCGGCGCGAACGCGTGGAGGTCGTCCACTTCGGGCATCTGTACCTCGGGCTCATCGGACTGGCGCTCTGGAGGCTCCGGAAGATTCCGTACGTGCTTTACCTTCACGGCGGCGAAATGGCGTCGTATCTTCGTCTCCGCCCCGTCCGGGCGGTGATCGCGGCGGTCCTCGGCGGCGCCGCCGCGATCGTGGTCAACAGTTCGTACACTCGGCGTCATTATGAGGCGATGGGGTTTCTGCTACCCGGTGCCAGGACCCTGACGATGGGCGTCGACGTCGCACGGTTTCGGCCCGGCCTCGATCCCAGCGGCGTCCGCGCGCGGTACGGACTCGATGGCGCACGGGTCCTGTTGACGGTCGGGCGGCTCGTCGAACGGAAAGGGCACGATACCGTGATCCGGGCACTCGGCACGGTCCGAGACGCTGTCGGGCCCGTTCGCTATTTGATTGTGGGAACCGGTCCGGAGTCCGAGCGGCTGCGCATCCTCGCCAACGAGATGGGGTGCGGCGGCGACGTGATCTTTGCCGGGCGGGTGCCGGACGACGATCTCCCGTTCCTGTACGCCGCCGCCGACGTCTTTGTCATGCCGAGTCGGGCGCTGACCGGGCGAGACGGCATCGAGGGCTTCGGGATCGTGTTCCAGGAAGCGGCGGCGTGCGCCCGCCCGGCGGTAGGTGCGCGGACCGGCGGGATCGCGGACGCGGTCGCGGATGGGGAAACCGGCGTTCTCGTGGAGCCCGACAGCGTCGAAGATCTTGCCGGCGCAATTCTCGGACTCCTGACGAATCGCGAACGCGCTGCCCGTCTCGGCGGCGAGGCGCGGCGCCGCGCCGAGCGCCTGGCGCGCGACTGGGTGCCCTCGGTGACGGCCTTATGGTCTCAGGGCTGGTCCGACAGCGTGGAGAGGGGCGCCGCCCATGCCGGCTGA
- a CDS encoding glycosyltransferase family 4 protein, whose product MGAGRAAVEAGAPAATPPVRIAYVLDTGEMGGVETHLLTLLRHLDRRMFRPHVFLPPPARGDRFAGALGDLAVPVTFQGMPAGLRDLAGLAGLSVALRRTRARVAHVHLRWTWDNPYATLAARLGGSAVVVSSEHSTSTADVFPSRRARRFKRLLAALQDRIIVPCDHVGARLTEHAGVPAEKLTTIRHGIEIPGAAAERGDGAVRRSLGVDPASPLIGMVARMEPRVKRFDDFIAAAREVAQALPSAHFVLVGDGPPAHRSTLHRLAADLGVGDRVHFLGFRSDAARIISELDVLVMASDNEACLPLVVLEAMARYTPAVVTSLGGAREQMIDGETGLLVPARDVAAIAGSVVRLVHDRSFAERISRRSRQAVEEHFTAPGMAERIQSLYLRLLAHRAASAGDMGRPVAAGSQHAH is encoded by the coding sequence ATGGGGGCGGGGAGGGCAGCGGTCGAGGCCGGGGCGCCGGCCGCGACGCCGCCGGTGCGGATCGCGTACGTTCTCGATACCGGCGAAATGGGCGGCGTCGAGACCCATCTCCTGACGCTGCTGCGCCACCTCGACCGGCGGATGTTTCGTCCCCACGTATTCCTCCCGCCGCCGGCGCGCGGCGACCGGTTCGCCGGCGCGCTCGGCGACCTCGCGGTGCCGGTGACGTTTCAGGGCATGCCCGCCGGCCTGCGGGATCTCGCGGGACTGGCGGGTCTCTCCGTCGCGCTGCGGCGGACGCGGGCGCGCGTCGCGCATGTGCACCTCCGGTGGACGTGGGACAATCCGTACGCGACCCTCGCCGCCCGTCTCGGGGGATCCGCGGTCGTCGTTTCGAGCGAGCATTCGACGAGCACCGCGGACGTGTTCCCGTCGCGCCGCGCCCGGCGATTCAAGCGTCTGCTTGCGGCCCTGCAGGATCGAATCATCGTCCCCTGCGATCACGTCGGCGCCCGTCTCACCGAGCACGCCGGGGTGCCGGCGGAGAAGCTGACCACCATCCGTCACGGCATCGAGATCCCCGGTGCCGCCGCCGAGCGCGGGGACGGCGCCGTGCGGCGAAGCCTGGGAGTCGATCCCGCTTCGCCGTTGATAGGAATGGTCGCCCGCATGGAACCGCGGGTCAAGCGCTTCGACGATTTTATCGCCGCGGCGCGAGAGGTGGCCCAGGCACTCCCCTCCGCGCATTTCGTGTTGGTGGGCGACGGGCCGCCGGCGCACCGGTCGACGCTGCACCGCCTCGCGGCCGATCTCGGGGTCGGCGATCGCGTCCATTTTTTGGGGTTCCGCAGCGATGCCGCTCGGATTATCTCCGAACTCGACGTGCTCGTGATGGCGTCGGACAACGAAGCCTGTCTGCCGCTGGTGGTCTTGGAGGCGATGGCCCGCTACACCCCGGCCGTCGTCACGAGCCTCGGCGGGGCGCGGGAGCAGATGATCGACGGAGAGACCGGGCTCCTCGTGCCCGCCCGCGATGTCGCCGCGATCGCCGGATCGGTGGTGCGGCTGGTGCACGACCGGTCGTTCGCAGAGCGGATCTCGCGGCGCTCGCGTCAGGCCGTCGAAGAGCACTTCACCGCGCCGGGGATGGCGGAGCGGATCCAATCGCTCTACCTCCGGCTGCTGGCGCACCGCGCCGCGTCGGCCGGGGACATGGGCCGGCCGGTCGCCGCCGGGTCTCAACATGCGCATTAG
- a CDS encoding WbqC family protein yields MIVGIHQPHYLPWLRYIDKVARADVFVLLDDADYTKNGWQNRNKIKSAHGWMYLTVPVRDAFGKPILQVQIEGGQRWRDKHLMALRTNYARAPFFGRYFAMFEALYGRPWDSLVDLNIAILHDVLAAFEIRTRIVRSSELGVPGRRSERLVDICRRLGATAYLTGDYAAGNHLDLTLFEAQGIEVRRQGWRCVPYGQQHAHAGFVGDLSIVDLLFNEGPAGRGVLERSRVSAFPEAV; encoded by the coding sequence ATGATCGTCGGCATCCATCAGCCTCACTATCTGCCCTGGTTGCGCTATATCGACAAGGTCGCGCGCGCCGACGTCTTTGTTCTGCTCGACGATGCGGACTACACAAAGAACGGATGGCAGAATCGGAATAAGATCAAGTCGGCGCACGGCTGGATGTATTTGACCGTTCCGGTTCGCGATGCCTTCGGCAAGCCGATTCTCCAGGTGCAGATTGAGGGCGGCCAGCGCTGGCGCGACAAACACCTGATGGCGCTGCGGACCAACTACGCCCGCGCGCCATTTTTTGGCCGGTACTTTGCGATGTTTGAGGCCCTGTACGGGCGGCCCTGGGATTCGCTCGTGGACCTCAACATCGCGATTTTGCACGACGTGCTGGCGGCGTTCGAGATCCGGACCCGGATCGTGCGCAGCTCCGAACTGGGGGTGCCGGGGCGGCGCTCGGAGCGCCTCGTCGACATCTGCCGCCGCCTCGGGGCCACGGCCTACCTCACCGGGGACTACGCGGCCGGCAACCACCTCGATCTGACCCTATTCGAGGCCCAGGGCATCGAGGTGCGGCGCCAGGGATGGCGGTGCGTGCCATACGGTCAGCAGCACGCGCACGCGGGCTTCGTCGGGGACCTTTCCATCGTGGACCTGCTGTTCAACGAAGGTCCCGCCGGGCGCGGCGTGCTGGAGCGGAGCCGGGTGAGCGCCTTCCCGGAGGCGGTGTAG
- a CDS encoding glycosyltransferase, with the protein MADVSVAVIIPSHDGVRDGNLRRLLDDIARQTRQPAEVHVITGVSPSGRARNAGARRASADVLLFLDDDVRLGHDRVIGTMTAMLADPGIGIAGASQLLAPDASRFERAAGRQIPRSMSAVVEQPTDSDFVTTACCAIRRETFRRLGGFNEEIPRGVDPEFRARVRAAGLRIAVAANTWYYHPMPATLGSLCRTFFRNGQLSAEAVRRMPGAALENPDGHVAQFVARRSAAYRAGRQAARFVAALVTFRWIGLAAQTSYAAGYLSHRVGLRPAPPAVRGGGVAVEPDRRGGPAS; encoded by the coding sequence GTGGCTGACGTCTCCGTGGCCGTGATCATTCCGTCGCACGATGGGGTTCGCGACGGCAACCTGCGGCGGCTGCTCGACGACATCGCGCGGCAAACCCGACAGCCGGCGGAGGTCCATGTGATCACCGGCGTGAGCCCAAGCGGCCGCGCCCGCAACGCCGGTGCCCGCCGGGCGAGCGCGGATGTGCTGTTGTTCCTCGACGACGATGTTCGGCTGGGCCACGACCGCGTGATCGGGACGATGACGGCGATGCTGGCAGACCCGGGGATCGGCATCGCGGGCGCGTCGCAACTCCTTGCGCCGGATGCCTCGAGGTTCGAGCGCGCCGCGGGCCGGCAGATCCCGAGGAGTATGTCGGCGGTCGTCGAGCAGCCGACGGACAGCGACTTCGTGACGACCGCGTGCTGCGCGATAAGGCGGGAGACGTTTCGGCGGCTCGGGGGTTTCAACGAAGAGATACCGCGAGGGGTGGATCCCGAGTTTCGCGCCCGAGTGCGCGCGGCCGGACTCCGGATCGCGGTCGCGGCCAACACCTGGTACTACCATCCGATGCCGGCCACCCTCGGCAGTCTTTGCCGGACATTCTTTCGCAACGGGCAGCTGTCGGCCGAGGCGGTGCGCCGGATGCCCGGGGCGGCGCTCGAAAACCCGGACGGTCACGTTGCGCAGTTCGTGGCCCGCCGCAGCGCCGCCTATCGAGCGGGCCGCCAAGCCGCGCGGTTCGTCGCGGCGCTCGTCACCTTCCGCTGGATCGGACTCGCCGCTCAGACATCGTACGCGGCGGGTTACCTGTCGCACCGAGTCGGGCTGCGCCCGGCGCCGCCGGCCGTCCGCGGCGGCGGCGTCGCCGTCGAGCCGGACCGTCGCGGGGGTCCGGCGTCATGA
- a CDS encoding glycosyltransferase family 4 protein, producing MPADRGADRHDGERIRVLHLITRLVLGGAQENTLLTAGGLDRGRYAVTLASGPTFGPEGSLEDRILGGIPFERVPDLVRDPHPVKDLVTLARLYRMIRRGRYHIVHTHTTKAGLLGRLAAKAAGVPIIVHTPHGHAFHDYLGVRGSEALKWAERGLARLTDRIICLTPAERDDHVHLRIGPAGLFEVIHSGVDLERFRHARVDPESLRRALGLRPSGPLVVCVARLVPVKGVEYLLEAVPLVRAAVPAATVVFVGDGPLRPLMERRAAALVRGGAVAFLGLRSDVPEILKLSDVAVLPSLNEGMGRAAVEALAAGRPVVASRVSGIQDIVVDGETGFLVPPADPRALADAVVRVLVTSGLAQTMGARAAQSVGAYGIEAMINGIDRLYVRLLSSSGTRAESLRKAGLA from the coding sequence ATGCCGGCTGACCGCGGCGCCGATCGCCACGACGGCGAACGGATCCGGGTTCTCCACCTCATCACGCGGCTTGTGCTCGGCGGCGCGCAGGAGAACACGCTCCTGACCGCCGGCGGCCTGGACCGCGGCCGGTATGCCGTCACGCTGGCGAGCGGCCCGACCTTCGGTCCCGAGGGCAGTCTGGAAGACCGGATCCTGGGCGGTATTCCGTTCGAGCGCGTCCCCGACCTCGTGCGCGATCCGCACCCGGTCAAGGACCTGGTCACCCTCGCCCGGCTCTACCGGATGATCCGGCGCGGCCGATACCACATCGTGCACACGCACACGACCAAGGCCGGTCTCCTGGGCCGCCTCGCGGCGAAGGCCGCCGGTGTTCCAATCATCGTGCACACGCCGCACGGCCACGCGTTTCACGACTACCTGGGCGTCCGGGGCTCCGAGGCGCTCAAGTGGGCGGAGCGCGGACTTGCCCGTCTCACCGACCGCATCATTTGCCTGACGCCCGCGGAGCGTGACGATCACGTTCATTTGCGTATCGGGCCGGCAGGGCTATTTGAGGTCATCCACAGCGGCGTGGACCTCGAGAGGTTCCGGCACGCTCGGGTCGATCCGGAGAGCCTTCGCCGCGCTCTCGGGCTCCGGCCGTCGGGGCCGCTGGTGGTGTGCGTCGCTCGTCTTGTCCCGGTGAAGGGCGTGGAGTATCTGCTCGAAGCGGTGCCGCTGGTGCGCGCGGCCGTGCCGGCGGCCACGGTCGTGTTCGTCGGGGACGGGCCCCTTCGGCCGCTCATGGAGCGCCGGGCGGCCGCGCTCGTCCGGGGCGGCGCCGTCGCGTTTCTCGGCCTGCGCAGCGACGTGCCGGAGATTCTGAAGTTGAGCGATGTCGCCGTTCTGCCGTCGTTGAACGAGGGAATGGGACGCGCGGCGGTGGAGGCGCTGGCCGCCGGGCGGCCGGTGGTGGCCTCCCGGGTCAGCGGTATTCAGGATATCGTGGTGGACGGCGAGACCGGGTTCCTGGTCCCGCCCGCGGATCCGCGCGCGCTGGCGGACGCCGTCGTTCGGGTCCTTGTGACGTCCGGACTCGCGCAGACGATGGGGGCTCGCGCCGCGCAGAGCGTTGGCGCTTACGGCATCGAGGCGATGATCAACGGGATCGACCGGCTCTACGTGCGGTTGCTGTCGTCGTCGGGTACGCGGGCGGAATCGCTCCGGAAGGCGGGACTGGCATGA
- the asnB gene encoding asparagine synthase (glutamine-hydrolyzing) — MCGFCGVVDFGRVEAVDGLVLAAMNRSLRHRGPDEHGSYTGPHVALAMHRLQVIDPASGRQPMSNEDGTVRLVFNGEIYNFRELRETLRSGGHVFRTNSDTEVVVHAYEEFGDGCLDRLRGMFGFAMWDAKRERLLLARDRLGIKPVHYWMQGGRLAFASEIKALLHLPDVAPRLDEQALDLYLAFGYVPAPRTIFRDVVKLPPAHYLVAERGGVAVRRYWDFAPADGPAKPARAYGDELLSRLRESVCAHLVSDVPLGAFLSGGLDSSTVVALMSELGGPPVKTFSIGFREGAFNELPYARAVAERYRTEHHELVVEAGAIAQLPTLLDHFDEPFGDSSAIPTYLVSKFARERVTVVLTGDGGDEVFGGYEWQRRYQLTRSMRFVPAGILKRLPRASGMVSAPGWLRAHQARLRNFLLDAVTPAEDGYVRRLTLFDAASRAALYTPELRARVNGWNSGEALLEWLRRPQTADFRNRMLYADTHFYCPEDCLTKVDRMTMAWSLEARVPLLDHTFVEFMAGVPPDLKLRRLTSKYLLRRTVRPLLPRVLLRKRKQGFSIPLGPWLRGPLREVLRDALCDGRARTRGWLEPATVEAFVSQHLRGERDHGHRLWALLALELWARRYLDVPRVSAAVS; from the coding sequence ATGTGCGGCTTTTGTGGAGTGGTGGATTTCGGGCGGGTCGAGGCGGTGGACGGCCTCGTGCTCGCCGCGATGAACCGGTCGCTCCGGCACCGCGGCCCGGACGAACACGGTTCGTACACGGGGCCGCACGTGGCGCTCGCCATGCACCGGCTCCAGGTCATCGATCCGGCGTCCGGCCGCCAGCCGATGTCGAACGAGGACGGAACCGTCCGGCTGGTGTTCAACGGGGAAATTTACAACTTCCGGGAACTGCGCGAGACCCTGCGGTCGGGCGGGCATGTGTTCCGGACCAACTCCGATACCGAGGTCGTCGTCCACGCCTACGAGGAGTTCGGCGACGGCTGTCTCGACCGCCTGCGCGGCATGTTCGGCTTCGCGATGTGGGACGCGAAGCGCGAGCGGTTGCTGCTGGCCCGCGACCGGCTCGGTATCAAGCCCGTGCACTATTGGATGCAGGGCGGCCGGCTTGCGTTCGCGTCGGAGATCAAGGCGCTGTTGCACCTGCCGGACGTGGCGCCGCGGCTGGACGAGCAGGCGCTGGATCTATACCTTGCGTTCGGCTACGTGCCGGCCCCCCGTACCATCTTCCGCGATGTGGTCAAGCTTCCGCCGGCCCACTACCTGGTGGCCGAGCGGGGCGGGGTGGCCGTGCGGCGGTACTGGGACTTCGCGCCGGCCGACGGTCCCGCGAAGCCGGCGCGCGCGTATGGCGACGAGTTGCTGAGCCGGCTGCGCGAGTCGGTATGCGCGCATCTCGTGAGCGATGTCCCGCTGGGCGCGTTCCTGAGCGGCGGGTTGGACAGCAGCACGGTGGTCGCGCTCATGAGCGAGCTCGGCGGGCCGCCGGTGAAGACCTTTTCGATCGGTTTCCGGGAGGGCGCGTTCAACGAGCTTCCGTACGCGAGGGCCGTCGCGGAGCGATATCGGACGGAGCATCACGAGCTGGTGGTCGAGGCCGGCGCGATCGCCCAACTCCCCACGCTCCTCGACCACTTCGACGAGCCGTTCGGCGATTCGTCTGCGATTCCCACGTATCTCGTGTCGAAATTCGCGCGGGAACGCGTCACCGTCGTCCTTACGGGCGACGGGGGCGACGAGGTGTTCGGCGGATATGAATGGCAGCGGCGGTACCAGCTTACCAGGTCGATGCGCTTCGTGCCGGCGGGGATCCTCAAACGGCTGCCGCGCGCCTCGGGCATGGTCTCCGCGCCCGGATGGCTTCGAGCGCACCAGGCGAGACTGCGCAACTTCCTGCTCGACGCCGTCACGCCGGCGGAGGACGGATATGTCCGGCGCCTGACGTTGTTCGATGCGGCCTCCCGGGCGGCGTTGTATACGCCGGAGCTTCGCGCCCGAGTGAACGGGTGGAACAGCGGTGAGGCGCTCCTCGAATGGCTGCGCCGGCCGCAGACCGCGGACTTCAGGAACCGGATGCTCTACGCGGACACCCACTTCTACTGCCCGGAGGATTGCCTGACGAAGGTCGATCGCATGACCATGGCCTGGTCGCTCGAGGCGAGAGTGCCGCTGCTCGACCACACGTTCGTCGAGTTCATGGCCGGCGTTCCGCCGGACCTGAAGCTGCGTCGGTTGACGTCCAAGTATCTACTGCGCCGGACCGTGCGGCCGCTGCTGCCGCGGGTGTTGCTCCGTAAGCGCAAACAGGGCTTCAGCATTCCACTCGGGCCGTGGCTGCGGGGACCGCTGCGGGAGGTGCTGAGAGACGCGCTCTGCGACGGCCGCGCGCGCACGCGGGGGTGGCTCGAGCCGGCGACGGTGGAGGCGTTCGTGTCGCAGCACCTGCGCGGCGAACGCGACCACGGGCACCGGCTGTGGGCGTTGCTCGCGCTCGAACTCTGGGCGCGGCGCTATCTCGACGTGCCGCGCGTGTCCGCGGCCGTTTCGTAG
- a CDS encoding glycosyltransferase, with product MRISVVVPVHNARATIGPCVAALAAQTRPADVVYLVDNGSTDGTYEWLQERARGEPRLRVLRERKRGPSAARNAALRLVEDGIVAFTDADCVAEADWLERLATAYEDPAVNAVAGGIAGRDPRTLVERYLAMTGFSLPDRALVVRRCTPFVGFPTANLSVRAGVAARLGGFDEQMFVGEDYDLCWRIVRDGGAIVYIPGARVAHIHRASLAAMLARLFAYGAARPRLVGKHFRGRGYLTAGRRAVEFRSPVTFCVNLTSPEKVSLAMLLLSLASPWLLGCLALYWWRLAVNLRRAAQHRGVAPRSEGELLGFTGLHLLEFAASNAGSLSASARFRAFCV from the coding sequence ATGCGCATTAGCGTCGTTGTCCCGGTTCACAATGCCCGCGCAACCATCGGGCCGTGCGTGGCGGCGCTCGCGGCACAGACCCGGCCGGCCGATGTCGTATACTTGGTGGACAACGGCTCTACCGACGGTACGTACGAATGGCTTCAGGAGCGGGCACGGGGGGAGCCGCGGCTTCGGGTGCTGCGCGAACGAAAGCGGGGACCGTCCGCGGCGCGCAACGCGGCGCTCCGACTGGTGGAGGACGGTATCGTCGCGTTTACGGACGCGGATTGCGTCGCCGAGGCGGACTGGCTCGAGCGGCTCGCGACCGCGTATGAGGATCCGGCCGTCAACGCGGTGGCCGGCGGGATCGCAGGCCGCGACCCCCGGACGCTCGTGGAGCGATACCTGGCCATGACCGGGTTCTCCCTGCCCGACCGCGCGCTGGTGGTCCGCCGGTGCACGCCCTTTGTCGGATTCCCGACGGCCAACCTCTCGGTGCGCGCCGGCGTAGCGGCCCGGTTGGGCGGCTTCGACGAGCAGATGTTTGTGGGCGAGGACTACGACCTGTGCTGGAGGATCGTGCGCGACGGGGGAGCGATCGTCTACATTCCCGGCGCGCGTGTCGCCCACATCCATCGGGCGAGCCTCGCGGCGATGCTCGCCCGGCTGTTTGCCTACGGCGCCGCCCGGCCGCGGCTCGTGGGCAAGCATTTTCGCGGCAGAGGATACCTCACCGCCGGCCGGCGGGCCGTCGAATTTCGGTCTCCCGTGACGTTCTGCGTCAACTTGACCTCGCCCGAGAAGGTCTCGCTGGCCATGCTGCTGTTGAGCCTGGCCTCGCCGTGGCTGCTCGGCTGCCTGGCTCTCTACTGGTGGCGGCTTGCCGTCAATCTGCGGCGGGCCGCGCAGCATCGCGGTGTGGCGCCCCGGTCCGAGGGCGAGTTGCTTGGGTTCACGGGCCTGCATCTCCTCGAGTTCGCGGCGAGCAATGCCGGCAGTCTCAGCGCGTCGGCACGCTTCCGCGCCTTCTGCGTCTGA
- a CDS encoding glycosyltransferase family 4 protein: MRVLLLTEYYAPHAGGTAVYYHAITRRLRPDVIMVAARTHPLAAEFDGQLPFPVVRTPFPRIPKVRLLVEWWAMVCVAVWGVWRRGVTVLQAGQVFPLGLAAYVAHRITGVPYAVYVHGEELTVAARLRRRLVRYTLGRAEAVFVNSLFTARQALSLGVPRRRLHLVRPAVDTRRFRPRRPLPSRARWGDAGRRVLLTVGRLVPRKGQDTVIRLLPRLAEVVPDVVYWVAGDGSEAERRRLAKLAAESGVAERVRFLGTVPLGELASLYSACDVFVMLNRTMPDGDVEGFGTVFLEAGACGKPVVGGRSGGAPEAVRDGVTGFLVRDGDDEAAVEVISRLLRDEALRGSLGEAGRRHAVERCSWDRAARRVAAVSLDLSPRGGGAAVPAGRKRKVTA, from the coding sequence ATGCGCGTGCTGTTGCTGACCGAGTACTACGCGCCCCACGCCGGCGGCACGGCCGTCTACTATCACGCCATCACGCGACGCCTGCGGCCGGACGTCATCATGGTGGCCGCCCGCACGCACCCGCTTGCCGCGGAATTTGACGGACAGCTGCCGTTCCCCGTCGTCCGCACGCCGTTCCCGCGCATCCCCAAGGTGCGTTTGCTGGTGGAGTGGTGGGCGATGGTCTGCGTCGCTGTGTGGGGCGTGTGGCGGCGCGGGGTGACCGTCCTGCAGGCAGGGCAGGTCTTCCCATTGGGGCTGGCCGCGTATGTCGCGCACCGGATCACCGGGGTGCCGTACGCCGTCTACGTTCACGGCGAGGAGCTGACCGTCGCCGCGCGGCTGCGCCGGCGACTGGTGCGTTACACTCTCGGCCGCGCCGAGGCCGTATTTGTCAACAGTCTGTTTACCGCGCGTCAGGCCCTGAGCCTCGGCGTGCCGCGCCGGCGGCTTCATCTGGTCCGGCCGGCCGTTGATACGCGCCGGTTTCGCCCGCGCCGGCCGCTTCCCTCGCGGGCCCGCTGGGGCGATGCCGGCCGCCGCGTTCTGCTCACCGTGGGCCGTCTCGTCCCCCGTAAGGGTCAGGATACCGTCATACGCCTGCTGCCTCGCCTCGCCGAGGTGGTGCCGGACGTCGTGTACTGGGTCGCCGGCGACGGGTCCGAGGCCGAGCGCCGTCGTCTCGCGAAGCTGGCCGCTGAATCCGGTGTAGCGGAGCGCGTCCGGTTTCTCGGCACCGTACCCCTCGGCGAGCTCGCCTCGCTCTACAGCGCGTGCGATGTGTTCGTGATGTTGAACCGAACGATGCCCGACGGCGACGTGGAGGGTTTTGGAACGGTTTTCCTGGAGGCCGGCGCCTGCGGGAAACCCGTGGTGGGCGGCCGCTCCGGCGGTGCCCCTGAGGCGGTCCGCGACGGGGTAACGGGATTTCTCGTGCGCGACGGCGATGACGAGGCAGCCGTCGAGGTCATCTCCCGGCTTCTGCGCGACGAGGCGCTGCGCGGCAGCCTGGGAGAGGCCGGGCGCCGTCATGCCGTCGAGCGGTGTTCGTGGGACCGGGCGGCGCGCCGCGTCGCGGCCGTCAGCCTCGACCTGAGCCCGCGGGGCGGCGGCGCGGCCGTGCCGGCGGGTCGCAAGCGAAAGGTCACCGCGTGA